In Nocardioides cavernae, a single genomic region encodes these proteins:
- a CDS encoding glycoside hydrolase family 15 protein, which translates to MSDTMPQSAAAPSPFPPIADYAFLSDCHTGALVAPDGAIDWLCLPGFDSPSVFGTLLDRQAGYFRLGPFGINHPTSRAYVPGTNVLETTWKTPSGWVLVRDALTMGPRTTDDVVTPHTRPPADDDADHLLVRTVRCLSGTVELDLVCEPAFDYGRTTADWTLVDDERHAADATADGQTMRLRTDLALGVEGNRVRARHVLTAGEECFCALSWADGLAAPADVDEANARIEATVRFWRAWLGRARMPDHRWRDPIQRSALAIKGLTYMPTGATVAALTTSLPETPGGERNWDYRYTWMRDSTFTLQALHYLNLDWEADEFMQFVADLEPTESGALQIMYGIDGRRDLTESTRDDLSGYAGARPVRVGNGAFDQRQNDVFGAVLDSVLLHTRRSQRLPRRLWPIVQSQARCASEVWREPDQGIWEARGAPQHYVSSKLMGWVALDRASKLAEIRGDAELTVTWRETADEIKADILANGVDHRGVLRQHYGTDALDASTLLAALFGFLPATDERLRASVLAIADELTEHGFVLRYRTDETDDGLSGKEGTFLICSFWLVSALSIIGEEQRAQDLMERLLRVASPLGLFAEEFDVETGRHLGNFPQAFSHLALIEAAGRIIAAEIVSELT; encoded by the coding sequence ATGAGCGACACGATGCCCCAGAGCGCCGCCGCGCCGTCGCCGTTCCCACCCATCGCCGACTACGCGTTCCTGTCCGACTGCCACACCGGCGCCCTGGTGGCGCCCGACGGGGCGATCGACTGGTTGTGCCTCCCGGGCTTCGACTCGCCCAGCGTGTTCGGCACCCTCCTCGACCGACAGGCGGGCTACTTCCGGCTCGGGCCCTTCGGGATCAACCACCCGACGTCACGCGCGTACGTGCCCGGCACGAACGTCCTCGAGACGACGTGGAAGACGCCGTCCGGCTGGGTGCTGGTCCGCGATGCGCTGACGATGGGCCCGCGGACGACCGACGACGTGGTGACGCCCCACACCCGGCCTCCGGCGGACGACGACGCCGACCACCTCCTGGTGCGGACGGTCCGCTGCCTGTCGGGGACCGTCGAGCTGGACCTCGTCTGCGAGCCGGCCTTCGACTACGGGCGTACGACGGCGGACTGGACGCTGGTCGACGACGAGCGGCACGCCGCCGACGCGACAGCCGACGGCCAGACCATGCGGTTGCGCACCGACCTCGCGCTCGGGGTGGAGGGCAACCGGGTCCGGGCACGGCACGTGCTCACCGCCGGCGAGGAGTGCTTCTGCGCCCTGTCGTGGGCCGACGGGCTGGCCGCGCCGGCCGATGTCGACGAGGCGAACGCCCGGATCGAGGCCACGGTCCGGTTCTGGCGCGCGTGGCTCGGACGGGCGCGGATGCCCGACCATCGCTGGCGCGACCCGATCCAGCGGTCGGCCCTGGCCATCAAGGGCCTCACGTACATGCCGACCGGTGCCACCGTGGCGGCCCTCACGACCTCGCTGCCCGAGACGCCTGGCGGCGAACGGAACTGGGACTACCGCTACACCTGGATGCGCGACAGCACCTTCACGTTGCAGGCACTGCACTACCTCAACCTGGACTGGGAGGCCGACGAGTTCATGCAGTTCGTCGCCGACCTCGAGCCGACCGAGTCGGGGGCCCTGCAGATCATGTACGGCATCGACGGCCGGCGCGACCTGACGGAGTCCACCCGCGACGACCTGTCGGGCTACGCGGGCGCTCGACCGGTGCGGGTCGGGAACGGGGCGTTCGACCAACGCCAGAACGACGTGTTCGGCGCGGTGCTGGACTCCGTCCTGCTGCACACCCGCCGCAGCCAACGCCTCCCGCGAAGGCTGTGGCCGATCGTCCAGTCACAGGCCCGATGTGCCAGTGAGGTGTGGCGTGAGCCCGACCAGGGGATCTGGGAGGCCCGCGGCGCCCCGCAGCACTACGTGTCGTCGAAGCTGATGGGCTGGGTCGCGCTGGACCGTGCGTCGAAGCTCGCGGAGATCCGGGGCGACGCGGAGCTCACGGTGACGTGGCGGGAGACCGCCGACGAGATCAAGGCCGACATCCTGGCGAACGGTGTCGACCACCGCGGCGTCCTGCGTCAGCACTACGGGACGGACGCACTGGACGCATCGACCCTGCTGGCGGCGCTCTTCGGCTTCCTTCCCGCCACCGACGAGCGGCTGCGCGCCAGCGTGCTCGCGATCGCCGACGAGCTCACCGAGCACGGCTTCGTGCTGCGCTACCGCACCGACGAGACCGACGACGGACTGTCCGGCAAGGAGGGAACCTTCCTCATCTGCTCCTTCTGGCTGGTGTCCGCACTGTCGATCATCGGCGAGGAGCAGCGGGCCCAGGACCTGATGGAGCGGCTCCTCCGGGTCGCCTCACCGCTGGGGCTCTTCGCCGAGGAGTTCGACGTCGAGACCGGTCGACACCTCGGGAACTTCCCGCAGGCGTTCTCACACCTCGCCCTCATCGAGGCCGCCGGACGCATCATCGCCGCCGAGATCGTCAGTGAGCTCACGTGA
- the zwf gene encoding glucose-6-phosphate dehydrogenase — MAPTQSSDQRPADVLVVFGITGDLARVMTFRSLYRLEARGLLDCPVVGVAADDWSLDQLVARARESIEGTGEVIDPAVFDRFTGRLSYVHGDFTDPATYQRVADAIKGAECPVFYLEIPPFLFGRVVHGLAEADLTGSARVVVEKPFGHDQASAGELADELHQYIDESQLFRIDHYLGKMGIDEILHLRFANTILEPVWNRNYVSHVQINMSEDFGVEDRGHFYDPVGAMRDVVVNHLMQVVSAAAMEAPSRGDLTSIKDAQVALFKAVVAADPAHYVRGQYAGYLDIDGVAPDSATETYAAMRLEVENWRWSGVPFFIRTGKRLPVTQTELRLVFKRPPPLGFGVMGPQTEANQVVVKLDPSTGIRVILDARRSDLSAVGRIDLDMEFADQGGEGATPYEVLLHAALRGDSTRFTRQDGVDETWRIMQPLLDAPPPVHAYAPGSWGPAEADRLTADYGGWHDPWNAR, encoded by the coding sequence GTGGCACCGACGCAGAGCTCCGACCAGCGCCCGGCAGACGTCCTCGTGGTCTTCGGGATCACCGGAGACCTGGCGAGGGTGATGACGTTCCGGTCGTTGTACCGGCTGGAGGCCCGGGGGCTGCTCGACTGTCCCGTCGTGGGCGTCGCCGCCGACGACTGGAGCCTCGACCAGCTCGTCGCGCGCGCCCGCGAGTCGATCGAGGGCACGGGCGAGGTGATCGACCCGGCGGTGTTCGACCGTTTCACCGGGAGGCTGTCGTACGTGCACGGCGACTTCACCGACCCCGCCACCTACCAGCGGGTCGCTGACGCGATCAAGGGCGCTGAGTGCCCGGTGTTCTACCTCGAGATCCCGCCCTTCCTCTTCGGGAGGGTGGTGCACGGCCTCGCCGAGGCCGACCTGACCGGCTCGGCTCGCGTGGTCGTGGAGAAGCCGTTCGGGCACGACCAGGCATCTGCCGGGGAGCTCGCAGACGAGCTGCACCAGTACATCGACGAGTCGCAGCTGTTCCGCATCGACCACTACCTCGGGAAGATGGGGATCGACGAGATCCTGCACCTGCGCTTCGCGAACACGATCCTCGAGCCGGTCTGGAACCGGAACTACGTCTCGCACGTGCAGATCAACATGTCGGAGGACTTCGGCGTCGAGGACCGTGGCCACTTCTACGACCCCGTCGGGGCGATGCGCGACGTCGTGGTCAACCACCTGATGCAGGTCGTGTCGGCGGCGGCGATGGAGGCGCCCTCGCGCGGTGACCTGACGTCGATCAAGGATGCGCAGGTGGCCCTCTTCAAGGCGGTCGTCGCGGCGGACCCGGCTCACTACGTCCGGGGGCAGTACGCCGGGTATCTCGACATCGACGGGGTGGCACCGGACTCGGCCACGGAGACCTACGCAGCGATGCGGCTCGAGGTCGAGAACTGGCGGTGGTCGGGTGTCCCGTTCTTCATCCGGACCGGCAAGCGGCTCCCCGTCACCCAGACCGAGCTGCGGCTCGTCTTCAAACGTCCGCCACCGTTGGGCTTCGGCGTCATGGGGCCGCAGACGGAAGCGAACCAGGTCGTCGTCAAGCTGGACCCGTCGACGGGGATCCGCGTGATCCTGGACGCCCGCCGCAGCGACCTCTCGGCCGTCGGGAGGATCGACCTCGACATGGAGTTCGCCGACCAGGGCGGTGAGGGCGCCACGCCCTACGAGGTCCTCCTGCATGCGGCGCTGCGCGGGGACAGCACCCGGTTCACCCGGCAGGACGGGGTCGACGAGACCTGGCGGATCATGCAGCCGCTGCTCGACGCACCACCTCCGGTCCATGCGTACGCCCCGGGATCCTGGGGACCGGCGGAGGCAGACCGGCTGACGGCCGACTACGGCGGCTGGCACGACCCGTGGAACGCGCGATGA
- a CDS encoding GMC oxidoreductase, producing MADDQHYDVVIIGTGAGGGTLGHRLATRGVKVLWLERGDFLPRERDNWETQAVFVRGKYLAPEVWYDGHGHDFQPEVNYYVGGNTKFYGAALFRLRPEDFGQVRHHGGISPAWPISYDDLEPFYTQAEHLYLVHGHHGEDPSEGHASEQYLHPPVSHEPRIQQLSDDLEKQGLHPFHLPIGVNLQEAAPGVAAHASACIRCDRVDGFPCLLDAKSDAQVICVDPVLAQDNVTLVTGAHVQRLETDASGHTVTGVVATLDDGTVTTFTGDLVVVACGAVNSAALLLRSHNDRYPTGLANGSGVVGRHYMRHNNVALMAVSREPNPTRFQKTLAMNDWYLGADDWDFPLGGMQMLGKSDDEEIHAQAPRWAGRLSPDLPFEVLAHHAVDFWLCGEDLPLPESRVTLDRDGAIHLNVEEKNNVEGVKRLRHKLDGMLDKLGMRRHHLLDRSLYLHKSMPIGATAHQAGTVRFGRDPVSSALDVNCKAHDLDNLYVVDTSFFPSIGAVNPSLTAIANALRVGDHLAERLA from the coding sequence ATGGCAGACGACCAGCACTACGACGTGGTGATCATCGGGACAGGAGCCGGGGGAGGGACCCTCGGGCACCGGCTCGCCACACGGGGCGTGAAGGTGCTCTGGCTCGAGCGCGGGGACTTCCTGCCCAGGGAGCGTGACAACTGGGAGACGCAGGCGGTGTTCGTCCGCGGCAAGTACCTCGCACCAGAGGTCTGGTACGACGGGCACGGCCACGACTTCCAGCCCGAGGTCAACTACTACGTCGGTGGCAACACGAAGTTCTACGGAGCGGCCCTCTTCCGGCTGCGACCGGAGGACTTCGGACAGGTGCGCCACCACGGCGGCATCTCGCCGGCCTGGCCCATCTCGTACGACGACCTCGAACCCTTCTACACCCAGGCCGAGCACCTGTACCTCGTGCACGGCCATCACGGCGAGGACCCGAGCGAGGGCCATGCCAGCGAGCAGTACCTCCACCCGCCGGTCTCCCACGAGCCCCGCATCCAGCAGCTGAGCGACGATCTGGAGAAGCAGGGTCTCCACCCGTTCCACCTGCCCATCGGCGTGAACCTCCAGGAGGCGGCGCCCGGCGTCGCAGCACATGCGAGCGCGTGCATCCGCTGCGACCGGGTGGACGGCTTCCCGTGCCTGCTCGACGCCAAGTCGGACGCGCAGGTCATCTGCGTCGACCCGGTCCTCGCCCAGGACAACGTCACCCTCGTGACCGGCGCGCACGTGCAGCGCCTCGAGACCGACGCGTCCGGCCACACGGTCACCGGTGTCGTCGCCACCCTGGACGACGGCACGGTCACCACGTTCACCGGTGACCTCGTCGTGGTCGCGTGTGGCGCGGTGAACTCCGCGGCCCTCCTGCTGAGGTCTCACAACGATCGCTACCCGACCGGCCTGGCCAACGGCTCGGGCGTGGTCGGCCGTCACTACATGAGGCACAACAACGTCGCCCTGATGGCCGTCTCGCGCGAGCCCAACCCCACCAGGTTCCAGAAGACGCTCGCGATGAACGACTGGTACCTGGGTGCGGACGACTGGGACTTCCCCCTCGGCGGCATGCAGATGCTCGGCAAGTCCGACGACGAGGAGATCCACGCCCAGGCGCCGCGCTGGGCCGGCCGGCTCTCACCGGACCTGCCCTTCGAGGTCCTGGCGCACCACGCGGTCGACTTCTGGCTCTGCGGGGAGGACCTGCCGCTGCCGGAGAGCCGGGTGACGCTCGACCGCGACGGCGCCATCCACCTGAACGTCGAGGAGAAGAACAACGTCGAGGGCGTCAAGCGCCTGCGCCACAAGCTCGACGGGATGCTCGACAAGCTGGGCATGCGGCGACACCACCTGCTGGACCGCAGCCTCTACCTGCACAAGAGCATGCCCATCGGTGCGACGGCCCACCAGGCCGGCACCGTCAGGTTCGGCCGCGACCCCGTCTCGAGCGCACTCGACGTGAACTGCAAGGCCCACGACCTGGACAACCTCTACGTGGTCGACACCAGCTTCTTCCCCAGCATCGGCGCCGTGAACCCCTCCCTGACCGCCATCGCCAACGCGCTACGTGTCGGCGACCACCTGGCCGAGCGGCTGGCCTGA
- a CDS encoding NAD(P)/FAD-dependent oxidoreductase: MADSPVHQVVIVGGGFGGLFAAKFLRRAPVEVTLVDARNYHLFQPLLYQLATGILSEGEVAPPLREILRRHANVTVEMATVEGFDLAARTVTAQRPDGTVRTYPYDSLVVAAGAAQSYFGHDEFSRYAPGMKTIDDALELRGRIFGAFEMAENEPDPEARRAWLTFVVVGGGPTGVEIAGQIAELARTGLQGNFRRIDPSEAEVLLVDGGKEVLATFGDRLSAKAAAELRRLGVTIRSKSVVTDVDPFGVEVRGADGTTERIVCRTKIWAAGVQASPLARLLAEAGGATCDRAGRIVVNDDCTLPGHPEVFAIGDMMALRDLPGVAEVAMQSGIHAANTIKRRLHGEEAAMFTYRDLGSMATISRFHAVVSFRKLRLSGFLGWLMWLLVHITFLTGFRNRLSAMFHWTGTFAAGGRAERTITVRQTVGRVVLEQAGEGDIARVVPPFVRHDDAGDAAPDDGHPPP; encoded by the coding sequence ATGGCCGACTCCCCGGTTCACCAGGTCGTCATCGTCGGAGGTGGCTTCGGCGGGCTGTTCGCTGCCAAGTTCTTGCGCCGGGCGCCTGTGGAGGTGACGCTCGTCGACGCGAGGAACTACCACCTCTTCCAGCCGCTGCTCTACCAGCTGGCGACCGGGATCCTGTCCGAGGGCGAGGTCGCGCCCCCGCTGCGGGAGATCCTGCGGCGGCACGCGAACGTCACCGTCGAGATGGCCACGGTCGAGGGCTTCGACCTGGCCGCCCGGACCGTCACGGCGCAGCGGCCCGACGGCACGGTCCGCACCTACCCGTACGACAGCCTGGTCGTCGCCGCCGGAGCAGCGCAGTCGTACTTCGGCCACGACGAGTTCTCCCGCTACGCGCCGGGGATGAAGACGATCGACGACGCCCTCGAGCTGCGTGGCCGGATCTTCGGTGCCTTCGAGATGGCGGAGAACGAGCCGGACCCGGAGGCGCGTCGCGCCTGGCTCACCTTCGTCGTGGTCGGTGGGGGACCGACCGGGGTCGAGATCGCGGGCCAGATCGCGGAGCTGGCCCGCACGGGGCTCCAGGGCAACTTCCGCCGGATCGACCCCTCGGAGGCCGAGGTCCTGCTCGTCGACGGCGGCAAGGAGGTCCTGGCGACGTTCGGCGACCGCCTCTCGGCGAAGGCGGCCGCCGAGCTGCGCCGGCTCGGGGTCACGATCCGCAGCAAGTCCGTCGTCACGGACGTCGACCCGTTCGGGGTCGAGGTCCGCGGCGCCGACGGGACGACCGAGCGGATCGTGTGTCGCACGAAGATCTGGGCCGCCGGCGTGCAGGCGTCGCCGCTGGCCCGACTGCTCGCCGAGGCCGGCGGGGCCACGTGCGACCGTGCCGGTCGCATCGTCGTGAACGACGACTGCACGCTTCCCGGCCACCCGGAGGTCTTCGCGATCGGCGACATGATGGCGCTCCGCGACCTTCCCGGTGTCGCCGAGGTGGCCATGCAGTCAGGCATCCACGCCGCCAACACGATCAAGCGCCGGCTGCACGGCGAGGAAGCGGCGATGTTCACCTACCGGGACCTCGGCAGCATGGCCACCATCTCCCGGTTCCACGCCGTGGTCAGCTTCAGGAAGCTCCGGCTGTCCGGCTTCCTCGGCTGGCTGATGTGGCTCCTGGTGCACATCACCTTCCTCACCGGCTTCAGGAACCGGCTCTCCGCGATGTTCCACTGGACCGGGACGTTCGCGGCGGGCGGGCGCGCCGAACGCACCATCACGGTGCGGCAGACGGTCGGTCGGGTCGTCCTCGAGCAGGCCGGCGAGGGTGACATCGCTCGAGTGGTGCCACCGTTCGTGCGACACGACGACGCCGGCGACGCAGCCCCGGACGACGGACATCCGCCGCCATGA
- a CDS encoding cytochrome ubiquinol oxidase subunit I, which translates to MIEVLTSVPLAVDPVPWARSQMAFTLAFHIILVPLGVSWSVMALIANYRGIKHDDADALLLAQRWSKYMAVTFAVGAVTGTVLSFEFGLLWPKFMGQWGAAFGVPFAFEGIFFFAEAVFISIYIFGWRRLKPWTHFWTGVPIAVAGIFGSIAVVSANAWMNSPQGVTLDASGKVTDVDPMRVIFNDAMPLMAAHMVVAAYLVGGFMVASVYAVGMLRGRADHYHRTGFVIAFTVAAIATPVQMGVGDGLARWVYNNQPTKFAAIEMVPKTSSDVPEVLLGHLDSEGEVVGGIPIPGLASILSDPGKGTSTEIQGLEETPAADRPTNHQVNVTHLAWDLMIGLGTMLFLLTLWWWAAWIFRRDMPRSRWFLRASAASGVLAVITMEAGWVVSEVGRQPWIVYEKMKVEDAATGNTGIWITFIGVVLLYVGLGVTTILVLRQMSRRFREGDRNGEADVPYGPNDPDPSSPADDEKVPV; encoded by the coding sequence ATGATCGAGGTCCTGACGAGCGTCCCCCTCGCCGTCGACCCGGTGCCGTGGGCACGGTCGCAGATGGCGTTCACGCTGGCCTTCCACATCATCCTCGTCCCGCTGGGGGTGTCGTGGTCCGTGATGGCCCTGATCGCCAACTACCGGGGGATCAAGCACGACGACGCGGACGCCCTGCTGCTCGCGCAGCGATGGTCGAAGTACATGGCGGTCACCTTCGCGGTGGGCGCCGTGACGGGGACGGTGCTGTCCTTCGAGTTCGGCCTGCTGTGGCCGAAGTTCATGGGGCAGTGGGGTGCGGCCTTCGGCGTGCCGTTCGCGTTCGAAGGGATCTTCTTCTTCGCCGAGGCCGTGTTCATCTCGATCTACATCTTCGGGTGGCGGCGCCTGAAGCCGTGGACCCACTTCTGGACGGGTGTGCCCATCGCGGTCGCCGGCATCTTCGGCAGCATCGCGGTGGTGTCGGCCAACGCGTGGATGAACTCGCCCCAGGGCGTGACGCTCGACGCGTCGGGCAAGGTCACCGATGTCGACCCGATGAGGGTCATCTTCAACGACGCGATGCCGTTGATGGCGGCCCACATGGTGGTGGCTGCCTACCTGGTGGGCGGCTTCATGGTCGCCTCGGTGTACGCGGTGGGAATGCTGCGCGGGCGCGCCGACCACTACCACCGGACCGGCTTCGTCATCGCCTTCACGGTGGCGGCGATCGCGACGCCCGTGCAGATGGGCGTCGGTGACGGACTCGCGCGTTGGGTCTACAACAACCAGCCCACCAAGTTCGCGGCGATCGAGATGGTGCCCAAGACCAGCAGCGACGTGCCGGAGGTGCTGCTCGGACACCTCGACTCGGAGGGTGAGGTGGTCGGCGGGATCCCCATCCCGGGGCTGGCATCGATCCTGTCCGACCCCGGCAAGGGGACGTCGACCGAGATCCAGGGCCTCGAGGAGACCCCCGCCGCGGACCGCCCCACCAACCACCAGGTGAACGTGACCCACCTCGCCTGGGACCTGATGATCGGCCTGGGCACGATGTTGTTCCTGCTGACCCTGTGGTGGTGGGCGGCCTGGATCTTCCGGCGGGACATGCCCCGGAGCAGGTGGTTCCTCCGGGCCTCGGCAGCCTCCGGGGTGCTCGCGGTGATCACCATGGAGGCGGGCTGGGTCGTCAGTGAGGTCGGACGGCAGCCGTGGATCGTCTACGAGAAGATGAAGGTCGAGGACGCCGCCACCGGCAACACCGGGATCTGGATCACGTTCATCGGCGTGGTGCTGCTCTACGTCGGCCTGGGCGTGACCACGATCCTCGTGCTGCGGCAGATGAGCCGCAGGTTCCGGGAGGGTGACCGCAACGGCGAGGCCGACGTGCCGTACGGGCCGAACGACCCGGACCCGTCCTCCCCCGCGGACGACGAGAAGGTCCCGGTGTGA
- a CDS encoding cytochrome d ubiquinol oxidase subunit II yields the protein MATTAAVILFVAVIAYAVLGGADFGAGFWDLVAGGSRRGRRPREVIDHAIAPVWEANHVWLIFVFVLLWTCFPEAYASITLTMFVPLTLAALGIVLRGASFAFRKAVFATRDRRNFGAAFAVSSVLVPYCFGAVVGGIASGRVPAGGKAGDPWDSWVNPTSVVVGLLVVCLDAYLAAFFLVRDADRLSDETMIAYFRRRATVAAVAAGVAAAVGIVVMQRDAEYLFDGLTSRALALVVLSAASGVAALVLVARRIRRGARLAAVGAVVGVVLAWGVAQWDYVLPESLTVSAAAAPTGTITAVLVATGLAVVLIVPAFVLLYVLDQKSLLPEEGVPEPVPGPTSP from the coding sequence ATGGCCACGACGGCTGCCGTGATCCTGTTCGTCGCGGTCATCGCGTACGCCGTCCTCGGAGGTGCTGACTTCGGAGCCGGGTTCTGGGACCTCGTGGCCGGGGGCAGCAGGCGCGGGCGACGGCCTCGCGAGGTCATCGACCACGCCATCGCTCCGGTCTGGGAGGCCAACCACGTCTGGCTGATCTTCGTCTTCGTGCTGCTGTGGACCTGCTTCCCGGAGGCGTACGCGTCCATCACCCTGACGATGTTCGTCCCGCTCACCCTCGCCGCGCTCGGCATCGTGCTGCGGGGAGCGAGCTTCGCGTTCCGCAAGGCGGTGTTCGCGACCCGGGACCGTCGCAACTTCGGCGCAGCGTTCGCGGTCTCGTCGGTGCTCGTGCCCTACTGCTTCGGTGCCGTGGTCGGCGGCATCGCTTCGGGCCGGGTCCCGGCAGGAGGCAAGGCCGGTGACCCGTGGGACAGCTGGGTCAACCCGACGTCCGTGGTCGTCGGGCTCCTGGTGGTGTGCCTGGACGCCTACCTGGCCGCGTTCTTCCTGGTCCGCGACGCGGACCGGCTCTCCGACGAGACGATGATCGCCTACTTCCGCCGCCGGGCGACCGTCGCGGCGGTCGCAGCCGGCGTGGCAGCCGCGGTCGGGATCGTCGTGATGCAACGGGATGCCGAGTACCTCTTCGACGGCCTCACCTCGCGAGCCCTGGCGTTGGTGGTCCTGTCCGCAGCGTCGGGCGTGGCCGCGCTCGTGCTGGTCGCGCGTCGCATCCGTCGGGGCGCGCGCCTGGCCGCGGTCGGGGCGGTCGTCGGCGTGGTCCTCGCCTGGGGCGTGGCCCAGTGGGACTACGTGCTCCCCGAGTCACTGACCGTCTCGGCGGCGGCCGCGCCGACAGGCACGATCACGGCGGTGCTGGTCGCCACGGGCCTCGCGGTGGTGCTGATCGTTCCGGCCTTCGTGCTGCTGTACGTCCTGGACCAGAAGTCACTGCTGCCCGAGGAGGGCGTGCCCGAGCCCGTGCCCGGACCGACGTCCCCGTGA
- a CDS encoding cation:proton antiporter: MDVETELQALLVVSVVSFAAPFISAFLARLLVPQVVVLIAGGVLIGPQVGGLAQAESVELVANVGLGFLFLLAGYELELDHFRERSGRLAIAGWTVSAVLSIGVTGALSAAGLVNAFVPVALALTTTALGTLLPILRDNDMLDGPLGRFIMPAGAVGEFLPIAGIAIFLGSQGRLVGLISLVAMCAVALGLAWLPRLGRLPRIEAISREGEHATSQITLRLTLMLLFGLLVLASDVGLDVVLGAFLAGVILRHWAPGDVAALEEKLDAVGYGFFIPVFFVSSGMSLDLASIREAPLRLVAFFVLLLAVRGLPSFVLYRRDLDVRQRAQMMLLTATSLPLLVALATVGLDTGHMLPENAAALIGAGVLSVMFFPGLAVALDRSTPRPHRGDEEPSDRR; the protein is encoded by the coding sequence ATGGACGTCGAGACGGAGCTGCAGGCGCTGTTGGTCGTCTCCGTCGTCTCGTTCGCCGCGCCTTTCATCAGCGCGTTCCTGGCGCGGTTGCTGGTGCCGCAGGTGGTGGTGCTGATCGCGGGCGGCGTGCTGATCGGACCGCAGGTCGGCGGGCTGGCGCAGGCGGAGTCCGTGGAGCTGGTCGCCAACGTCGGGCTGGGCTTCCTGTTCCTGCTCGCTGGCTACGAGCTGGAGCTCGACCACTTCCGGGAGCGGTCCGGACGACTCGCCATCGCGGGCTGGACGGTCAGCGCGGTCCTCTCGATCGGCGTGACCGGGGCGTTGTCGGCAGCCGGCCTGGTGAACGCCTTCGTTCCAGTCGCGCTGGCCCTCACCACGACGGCACTGGGGACACTGCTGCCGATCCTGCGCGACAACGACATGCTGGACGGCCCCCTGGGACGGTTCATCATGCCTGCCGGGGCCGTGGGCGAGTTCCTGCCCATTGCCGGCATCGCGATCTTCCTGGGCTCGCAGGGTCGCCTGGTCGGCCTGATCTCCCTCGTGGCGATGTGCGCGGTCGCGCTCGGTCTCGCGTGGCTCCCACGGCTGGGCCGGCTGCCCCGGATCGAGGCGATCTCCCGTGAGGGCGAGCACGCGACGTCGCAGATCACGCTCCGACTCACCCTGATGCTCCTCTTCGGCCTGCTCGTGCTCGCCAGCGACGTCGGCCTCGACGTGGTGCTCGGCGCGTTCCTCGCCGGCGTGATCCTGCGCCACTGGGCTCCCGGCGACGTGGCGGCCCTGGAGGAAAAGCTCGATGCCGTCGGGTACGGGTTCTTCATCCCCGTCTTCTTCGTCTCCTCCGGCATGAGCCTGGACCTGGCCTCGATCCGGGAGGCTCCGCTGCGTCTGGTCGCCTTCTTCGTGCTGCTGCTGGCGGTGCGTGGACTTCCCTCGTTCGTCCTCTACCGCCGCGACCTGGACGTGCGGCAACGCGCTCAGATGATGCTGCTCACCGCGACCTCGCTCCCCCTGCTGGTGGCGCTCGCCACGGTGGGCCTGGACACCGGGCACATGCTCCCGGAGAACGCCGCCGCGCTCATCGGCGCCGGCGTCCTGTCGGTGATGTTCTTCCCTGGCCTGGCCGTCGCCCTCGACCGCAGCACGCCACGGCCACACCGCGGTGACGAAGAACCGTCGGACCGGCGCTGA